CTCTAGTTCGTCGAGATTATTGAGTATCTCTATTAGTTTATTCTCTACTCTTATATCTTTATAATTTACTGCGCTTTTAACAGCCATTTTTCTTACCAAGGAATTGGGATGTATAATCCCTTCGTATATTAATCCAACATTTTCTTCTTTTATTTGTCTGTTGATTAGTTTTAACACTTCTAATTTGACTTGCGGGTCTTGAATACGCCATATATCTTTCATCAAACCACTAGATATATCAAGATCTTCGCTTATTATTATGTTTATTAGACTTATAATCCTATCAGGTGGTGCATTTTTTATAAAATCAGATATAAGCGCCATGGCTTTTTTATGATTTACTTGCAACATAATCTTAATATCTATCAAATCATCTTTTCCAATCAATTTAAAATTTCTAATCATCATTTCTGTTAAAGCTCCAGTTGTTTTTATTTTATATAAAGTCTTGAGAGCGGCCTGACGAACATCATCGCTAGCGTGGCTTAAATATGTTTTGATGAGAAATTCATAGGCCATTTCATCATGTTTGTCATGAAGTGCATAGAGAAGACTTTTTTGTATGCATTCACTGGAATTATTATTTTCATTAAAAACTTTAACTATCCACTCAGTTTCTATAGAATATCCTATATTAATAAGAGTTCTAATAAGATAATCTGTTAGGTAAAAAGGATCATGAGTAGCTTTAATCAACAAAAGAGGCGCGACTTCTTTTAGATTTATTTCATACACAAAACTTAAGAATGATGAATATAAATGGCGGTTTTTTTTGTGCTCTTCGATTATATTAAAAATGTGATCGATGTATTCAAAATGGCCAAATTTTATCATAATGCTGTAAATATATATATCGTCTAAAAATCCTAAACGCCCAATATATCTAGATATTATATTTATATAACTATCCTTATTCATGTTGCTATTCGCTATTGCATAGAATAAATTTAATATCTC
This sequence is a window from Candidatus Methylacidiphilales bacterium. Protein-coding genes within it:
- a CDS encoding HEAT repeat domain-containing protein, which translates into the protein MAIKLSLSGCICGTLVGMNQSVTGNMIANLIQKYPEQAPMVIAFTMENISKIFQRDEILNLFYAIANSNMNKDSYINIISRYIGRLGFLDDIYIYSIMIKFGHFEYIDHIFNIIEEHKKNRHLYSSFLSFVYEINLKEVAPLLLIKATHDPFYLTDYLIRTLINIGYSIETEWIVKVFNENNNSSECIQKSLLYALHDKHDEMAYEFLIKTYLSHASDDVRQAALKTLYKIKTTGALTEMMIRNFKLIGKDDLIDIKIMLQVNHKKAMALISDFIKNAPPDRIISLINIIISEDLDISSGLMKDIWRIQDPQVKLEVLKLINRQIKEENVGLIYEGIIHPNSLVRKMAVKSAVNYKDIRVENKLIEILNNLDELEEIRIAALEVLISKNDKRFNDIFIKALRYKKNLRKMALYGLNINEYALDLNELERMLLSVNDLEETILLFELTKNIDKEKAALFFNKIIGKPSQYHKFMFGLIYYINTFPDQAVEFIRKEIKSREKPDILYIEALLLSQNPTAIKLFMETMTLFNDEVYLKYIEYIKDDLLMNAVMNIVMNTNDLGEIRRILDFIYNKKPYLCEKLLINIKKEMVGEIKLSEIFGFLNNKITNERFVQ